CTCAGGCCGACCTGCTGGCGGTGCCGGCGGCCGACTTCCAGCTGCTCAAGATGCCGGAAGCGATCAGCACTGAACAGGCCCTGTTGCTGACCGACAACCTCGCCACCGGTTGGGCGGCGGCGCAACGCGCCGACATCCCGCTCGGTGGCACCGTGGCGGTCATCGGCTTGGGCGCTGTCGGGCTGTGCTCGTTGCGCAGTGCGCTGTTCCAGGGCGCCGCCACGGTTTTCGCGGTCGATCAGGTGGAGGGGCGGCTGGACCGCGCCGCCAAGTGGGGAGCAACGCCCCTTAAGGCGCCGGCGGTCGGGGTCATCCTCGACGCCACCGGAGGACGCGGCGCCGACGCGGTGATCGATGCCGTCGCCACGGACGCTTCCCTGACGGACGCGCTCAATGCCGTGCGGCCGGGAGGTACCGTCTCGGTTGTCGGCGTGCACGACATGAATCCGTTCCCGCTCAACGCCCTGGGCTGCCTGATCCGCAGCATCACGCTCCGGATGACGACGGCGCCGGTGCAGCGCACCTGGCCGGAATTGATCCCGCTGCTGCAGTCCGGGCGGTTAGACGTCGATGGCATCTTCACCACGACGCTGCCGTTGGAGCAGGCGGCGGAGGGCTACGCGACCGCCGCGTCGCGGTCGGGCGACGACGTCAAAATCCTGCTGACGCCCTAGCGCGGTTTACCGTGTCGCCGTGATGTATTGGGATCGCATGAAACTGTCGATCTTGACGTCGACATCCGGCGGGGTCATCCCGTAACCGGCCTGCAACTCGAGGGTGTTGCGGACCGGTTCGACCGCCCAACCGTGGGCGGCCAACCGTTCCGCGGGGTCCGTCTGCGGCTCGTATGTCAGGGCGGAGAAATCGACGGTGCCGGACACGTTGACGCCGGGATGCGCTGTTTCCAGGGCCTCGAGCCGGTCGCGGTCCAGACGGGACCCCAGCGCTCCGATGGCGATCCGACTGCCGGGCGCACTGAGTCCGCTGATCCGGGTGAAGAGCGTGTTCTGGGCCTCGTCGGTCAGGTAGGGCAGCACCCCCTCCACCGACCAGGCGCTCGGGCGTTCGACGTCGAAACCGGCCGCTTCCAACGCCCTGGACCAGTCGGTGCGCAGATCGGCGGCGACCCCGACCCTGCGGGCCTTGGGCTGGGCGCCCTGCTCGCTGAGCACGCGCGCCTTGAATTCCAGCACCTTTGGCAGGTCGACCTCGAAAACGGTTGTGCCCGGCGGCCATTCGAGTCGATACGCGCGGGAGTCCAGCCCGGCGGCGATGATCACGGCCTGACGTATGCCCGCGGCACCGGCGGCGTCGAAGAAGTCGTCGAAGAACCGCGTCTGCACGCCGTAGAGGCGGGGGAAGGCCGTCTGGTCTTCGGAGGTTCCCGGGTTGGCAAGCGTGCCTACCAAATAGGGGTCGTGCGAGGCGGCGATGAAGACCTTGGCGTACTCGTCCCGGACCAGCGGCCGTGGGCTCAACCCGTGCAGCGCACGCCATGCCGCCACCAGCAAGGCGGTGTAGCCCACGCTGCTGACGATGTCCCAGTTATCATCGTCGGAACGGAGCGAGCCGAACTCGGGCGTGGTGTTCATGGTCGCCCCTCCCATCAACGACCGGCTACGAAAAGCCTGGACATTGAACCTACCTGCAGTCGGGTCTCAGAGCTCCAGCAGCACCGTGACGGGACCGTCGTTGACCAGTTCGACCTGCATGTTCGCGCCGAACATCCCCGTTTGGACCTGCGCGCCCAGCCCCTGCAGCGCCTCGGCGAACGCCGCGACCAGCGGCTCGGCGACCGCGCCCGGAGCGGCCGCGTTCCACGAGGGTCGCCGGCCCTTGGCGGTGTCGGCGTACAGGGTGAACTGACTGACGACCAAGATCGGCGCGTTGGTGTCGGCGGCCGACCGCTCGTCGTCGAGAATGCGTAGATACCAGAGCTTTTCAGCGAGCCGCCGCGCCGTGTCGAGGTCATCGCTGTGCGTCACACCGACGAAGGCAAGCAGGCCTTGACCGTCCGGCCGGATCGCGCCCACCACGTCGCCGCCTACCGTCACCGTCGCCGACGTCACCCGTTGCACCAAGACTCGCATGGCCTCGATGCTGCCAGTAGGGGTCGGTATCCTCGTCGTGTGTCCGTGCTCGTCGCTTTCTCCGTCACGCCGATGGGTGTGGGCGAAGGTGTCGGCGAAATCGTCGCCGAAGCGGTTCGGGTGGTCCGCGATTCCGGACTGCCCAACAAGACGGATTCGATGTTCACCGTGATCGAGGGCGAAACCTGGGAAGAAGTGATGGCGGTGGTGCAGCGCGCGGTGGAGGCGGTGGCCGCCCGCGCTCCCCGGGTGAGCACGGTGATCAAGGCGGACTGGCGGGCCGGCGTCAGCGACGCGATGACGCGCAAGGTCGCCTCCGTCGAGCGCTACCTCGAAGACGGTTAGCCCGCAACGGCGTCACGGAACGCGCGCTCGGCAGCGTCGCCGTGGACCGCGAACACCACCTTCTCCAGCGAGCCCGCCGGGTGCCGCCGGACGGCGTCGACCATCAGCCGCGCCGCCTCGTCCAGCGGGAAGCCGCCGACGCCGGTACCGAAGGCCACCAGACCCAGCGTGCGGCAGCCGAGCTCGTCGGCCTTGCGCAGCGTGGAGGCGACGGCCCGCGCGATGATCTCCGCCGAGGTCGGGCCGCCGAGCTCCATGGTCGCGGCGTGGATGACGTAGCGCGCCGGCATGTCGCCGGCCGTGGTCTCGACGGCGTCCCCGAGATCGATGGGCGCCTTCTGCTTCGATTCACGCTGCACCGCCTGGCCGCCTGCGCGGGCGATGGCCGCGGCAACACCGCCGCCGTGCCGCAGTTGCGTGTTGGCCGCGTTGGCGATCGCGTCGAGTTCGAGTGTGGTGACGTCCGCCTGCAAAACCTCCAGCTCGATCATCGGCTCATTGTCTCTCAGCCCTTGGTCTCTCAGCCCTGGTCTCTCAGCCCTGGTCTCTCAGCCCTGGTCTCTCAGCCCTGCCAGTAGGCTCATGGCGGTGAGCGCACGCGCAGGCATCGTCGTCACCGGAACCGAAGTCCTCACCGGGCGCGTCCGAGATGCGAACGGCCCGTGGATCGCCGATCGCCTGCTGGAGCTGGGCGTCGAGTTGGCGCACATCACGATCTGCGGCGACCGTCCAGCCGACATCGAGGCGCAGCTGCGCTTCCTCGCGGAGGAGGGCGTGGACCTGATCGTCACCAGCGGCGGCCTGGGGCCCACGGCCGACGATATGACGGTTGAGGTCGTGGCCCAATTCTGCGGCCGCGATCTGGTGTTGGACGACGAGACCGAGAACAAGATCGCGAACATCCTCAAAAAGCTGATGGTGCGCTTCGAGGGTGTCGACTTCGAGGCGGTGCGCGCCGCCAATCGCAAGCAGGCGATGATTCCCGCCGGGGCCCAAGTGCTCGACCCGGTGGGCACCGCGCCCGGCGTCGTCGTGCCGGGCAAGCCGACGGTCATCGTGCTTCCGGGGCCCCCGCGCGAGCTGCAGCCGATGTGGCGCCGGGCCATCGCGACGCCCGCGGCGCAGCAGGCGATCGCCGGCCGAACGCTCTACCGACAGGAGACCGTGCGGATGTTCGGGCTGCCCGAGTCGGGTCTGGCCGACACGCTGCGGGCCGCCGAGGCGTCGGTGCCCGGGTTCGAGGCGCTCGAGATCACCACCTGCCTGCGGCGCGGCGAGATCGAGATGGTCACGCGCTACGAGCCGGATGCCGCCGCCAGTTACGCGAAGCTGATGCAGTTGGTACGCGACCGGCACGGGGAGCAGCTCTTCTCCGAAGACGGTTCTACGGTGGACGATCTGGTCGCCCGGGCGCTGGCCGGCCGCTGGATCGCGACCGCCGAATCCTGCACCGCGGGGCTGCTGGCGGCGCGGCTGACCGACCGGCCCGGATCGTCGGACTACGTGGCCGGCGGGGTGGTGGCCTACTCGAACGATGCGAAGGCGGAACTGCTCGGCGTCGACCCGGCGCTGATCGAGGCACACGGTGCGGTGTCGGAGCCGGTGGCCGAGGCGATGGCGGCCGGCGCCCTGCGCCGTTTCGGCGCCGACACCGCCGTCGCGATCACCGGAATCGCCGGGCCGGGCGGCGGCACCCCGGAAAAGCCGGTGGGCACAGTCTGTTTCACCGTGACGCTGGGCGGCTCCGCCGCTCCGTACCACGCAGTCACCCGCACACTGCGGCTGCCCGGCAACCGCTCGGACATCCGGGAGCGCTCCACGACGGTGGCGATGCACCTGCTGCGGCGCGCCCTTGGCGGCCCCGAGTGAGACTGGGCGGTATTGACGACACTGCCGCCGTGGTCGTGATCGCTGACCGTATCACAGCCACAGCGGCGATCTCGACGTAAGGATGTCACCCCGGTTCGGTTGCCAGGAAGACGGTTTCCTTGGTGCCGAAGCGAATCCCCGTGGCGTCCTTGCCGATCAGCGTCAAGAATGCCACGGCGATCAAAACCGGGACGATCGTCGCCGCCAGCGCGAACGGATAGCCCTCCGACTCCGCCAAGCGCTCCTGGATGGGTAAGTTGAACGCGGCCAACAGGTTTCCCAGCTGATAGGTCACGCCGGGGTAGAGGCCACGGATCGCGTCGGGCGACATCTCGGTCAGGTGGGCGGGGATCACGCCCCACGCCCCCTGCACGAACAACTGCATCAGGAACGAACCGAGGCACAGCATCGCCGCCGTGCGCGAGTACGCGAACAGCGGCACGATCGGCAGCGCCAAGACGGCGCAGAACACAACGGTGTAGCGGCGGCTAAACCGTTGTGAAAGGGTGCCGAATACGAGCCCACCGATGATGGCGCCGACGTTGTAGACGACCACGATCCACTTGACCGTCACGCTCGACAGGCCGGCGCCGTGGTTGGCGGTCGACGTCAGGAACGTCGGGTAGACGTCCTGGGTGCCGTGGCTCATCCAGTTGAACGCGGTCATCAGCAGCACCAGGTAGACGAATCGGCGGATGATCGCCGCGTTGCGCAACACGTCGCGGATCCTGGTGCTGGTGAGCTTCATCTGGTCCTGCGTGGCTTCCCAGACCTCAGACTCCTCCACCCGGTAGCGGATGATCAGGCTGATCAGGGCCGGAATGATGCTCAGGCCGAACAACCAGCGCCAGGACAGCCCCAGCCAGTTCATCACCACCAGCGAGGCGACGCTGGCCAACAGGTAGCCGAACGCGTAGCCCTCCTGCAGCAGCCCGGAGAAGAAGCCGCGCCGCTCGACGGGGACCTTTTCCATGGCGAGCGCGGCGCCCAGGCCCCACTCGCCGCCCATGCCGATGCCGTACAGCAGCCGCAGGATCACCAGCACGGTGAAGTTCGGAGCGAACGCGCACAGGAAGCCGACCACGGAGTAGAACATCACGTCCACCATCAGCGGCAGCCGCCGGCCGACGCGGTCGGCCCACAGCCCGAACAGCAGCGCGCCGACGGGACGCATGATCAGGGTGGCGGTGGTGACGAACGCGACCTCGGCTTTGCTGTGGTGGAAAGTCTTGGCAATGTCGGCGTAGACGAGCACGACGATGAAATAGTCGAAGGCGTCCATCGTCCAGCCCAACAACGCCGCGATGAACGAGTTTCGCTGGTCCGGGGTCAACTTTTTTCGGGTGCTCGGTGTTGTCACGTTCAGCATCGTGGCCTACCCGGCGCGGGATGGCGAGTCTTTCCCCCGCATGCCACGACGGCGGTCGCTCATCCCACCAGCTTTTGCATCCCCAGCCGATAGGCGTAAAGGCTGTGGCGCCATATTGCGCCGAGACCGCCGCTGTTGATGTAGATCGCGCTGCCGACGTGCTCGTAGGGGCAAGGCGGTAGTAGCGGAATCAGATCGGAATAGTTCACCACTCGATTGCAGGAGGCGATGGTCTCATTGAATGGGTTGACGTAATCGGTGAACCCGGCCTTTGGCCCGGCAAAGGTGATGAGGCGAGGTGCAAGATTCGGCGGCATGTTCACGAAGATGTCGGGCGCGGAGATAACGGAAAGCGCCCCGCCCAGGCTGTGTCCGACGATCAGGAGGTTATTGCACCCCGCGCACGCTGCGGCCAGGTTGGCCATGATGCTGGCACGGAGCAAGCGGTATACGGTGTGAAAGCCACTTTGTACGCATCCGAACTTGGGGACGAATCCGTAGGTCGTGGGAATGATGTCCAAGTCCGTGAGCACGTCGTCGAGGTCTGCCGTGCCACGAAACGCTACGAATGCGGTACCGGTCGAGAGGTTATTGCCAATGAGGCCGAAGATGTTGTTTCGTAGCACCATTCTTGCCGCCACGGGATGTTGGGCAGCCAACGCGGTCGCGAGAGCACGATCGCCCTGGATCAGCGCGGTCGCCTGGTATCCCGCCGGGAGGTTCAACGGGCTGCCGGACATTGCGCTGTACGCGGAAAAGGCCAAGGGAATGGCCACATTGAGGGCGAAAATTGGGTCGAAACCCGTCGAGGACAGCGCGGCCGGGCCGATCGGAGCGGCGTCCGCGTTCACCGGGGAGATCCATGGCGCAATAATTGCGGTGCCACCCAGTAAAGCTGCTGTTGTCAGGAAGTCGCGCCGCGCCATTCCCCTCGAAAGAGAATCGCTCATCGATTTCCTTTCTAGGATTGCCATGAATACGGTACGGTACAAATCGTCGTTTTCTTGAACCGTTGTTCTTCTGTCACGATTTCGAAATCAACGCGCGCGTAGGCGAGCCGAAAACACAATGCTCGCAGCCCTTTCGGGTCAGCATTCCGCGGGAAGACGCCGATCGGCGCTATCCAGCAATTGTCTGGAATTGGATTGGCGCCGGTCGAACTCGTCAGCGCGCCGATGCGATCGCGTGAGGCGTTTCAACATCCAATCCGCGAGAGTAAGTTTCGGATGCATGCGCATCATCGACGCCGACGGACATGTCGCCGAGAATCCGTCGCTGGCAATCGAAGCGATCAAACGCTGGCCGCAGCACGTCAAGCCCAGCGCCGACGGGCGGATGCGGTTGACGTTCGAGGGCCGCAACTACCCGGAGGATCAGGGGCCCGGTGCCGGGTGTCCGCCCGAGCACGGCATCAGCAAGGCGCCGGACATCAACTGCCGATCGACCGAGGGCGTGCTGGGCGACGCCGACCGCGACCACATCGACACGATGGTGCTGTATCCGAGCCTCGGCCTGTGCGCGCCCAGCCTCGAGGATCCCGAGTTCGCAGCCGGGTTCGCGCGGCTGTACAACCAGTGGATTGCGGATTATTGCGCCCCGTCGGGTGGACGGCTACGGGGGGTCGCCGTGACCCCTATCGAGCACGGTCAGGCGGCGATCGATGTCATGACCGAGGCGAAAGACCTTGGCCTGGTGGCGACTCTGGTGCCGCCGGCGCTCAAGACCCGTAACCTCGACCATCCCGACCTCGACCCCTTCTACGCCGCAGCGGTCGACCTGGAAATGCCGCTGGGCATTCACGGCGCCCCCGGCATTCACCTGCCGAAGATCGGTGTGGACCGCTTCACCAATTACATTCAGGTGCACTGCATCAGTTTCCCGTTCGACCAGATGACGGCCATGACGGCGCTGGTCTCCGGCGGCGTCTTCGAGCGCCACCCCCAGTTGCGGGTCGCCTTCCTCGAGGCGGGCGCGGGCTGGGTTCCGTTCTTCATCGACCGCCTGCACGAGCACTACGAGAAGCGGGGCGACTGGGTCGACCGCGGCTGGCGCCGCGACCCGCACGAATACCTATCCGCGGGCAACATCTGGGTGACGTGCGAGCCGGAGGAACCGATCCTGCCCGGGGTGATCGACGTGTTGGGCGCCGACTTCATCATGTTCGCCAGCGACTACCCGCACTGGGATGGCGAATGGCCGGAAAGCACCAAGCACCTGCGAACCCGTCCGGATATCAGCGAAGAGGCCCGGGAAAAGATCGGTGGGTTGAACGCGCAGCGGTTCTACAACTTGAATTAGGTTCTCGGGATTAGCGACTCGTAGCTGTGCCGGTTGAACGAGAAGCCGCTGGTCAGGGCGGCGACCGCTGTCACCGCCCAGGACGTCCAGCCCGCACAATCCCGGTGGCAAGCGACCCGATAGCCTCTTGATATACGGGGCTTTCTCTGGAGGCGACGATCTGCATGACTGACAAATGGTTCTCCGACATCAGCGCGCCGGGACGATGGACCCTCGCTGACGTGTGCGACCAAATCGAGGAGAAAATCCACCTCAACGCCAACAACCAGAAACCCCCGCAGGAGTTCCCCGACTGGCAGTCGTGCTTAGCAGATCGGGACGCCACCATTGCCAAGTTGAACGCCGCCGTAGTCAACCTTTGCCAGATGGTCAAGCATTTGGCATCGGAGAGGCAGCGCGGCGAGGCCTAGCTTCGGCCCAACCGTGATCTCAACGGGCTGCCCTTCGCGCACCGGTGGTGGAAGGATCATGGGCCATGGGCCCTTTCCTGCTTCGTGCCGCACTGA
This genomic interval from Mycobacterium sp. SMC-2 contains the following:
- a CDS encoding alcohol dehydrogenase catalytic domain-containing protein; protein product: MRTVVVDGPQSIRVDTRPDPALPGPDGAIVEVTAAGICGSDLHFYEADFPMPDPIALGHEAIGTVVEAGPQVRNVKVGDVVMVSSVTGCGACAGCATRDPVMCHNGFQIFGGGVLGGAQADLLAVPAADFQLLKMPEAISTEQALLLTDNLATGWAAAQRADIPLGGTVAVIGLGAVGLCSLRSALFQGAATVFAVDQVEGRLDRAAKWGATPLKAPAVGVILDATGGRGADAVIDAVATDASLTDALNAVRPGGTVSVVGVHDMNPFPLNALGCLIRSITLRMTTAPVQRTWPELIPLLQSGRLDVDGIFTTTLPLEQAAEGYATAASRSGDDVKILLTP
- a CDS encoding class I SAM-dependent methyltransferase, with the translated sequence MNTTPEFGSLRSDDDNWDIVSSVGYTALLVAAWRALHGLSPRPLVRDEYAKVFIAASHDPYLVGTLANPGTSEDQTAFPRLYGVQTRFFDDFFDAAGAAGIRQAVIIAAGLDSRAYRLEWPPGTTVFEVDLPKVLEFKARVLSEQGAQPKARRVGVAADLRTDWSRALEAAGFDVERPSAWSVEGVLPYLTDEAQNTLFTRISGLSAPGSRIAIGALGSRLDRDRLEALETAHPGVNVSGTVDFSALTYEPQTDPAERLAAHGWAVEPVRNTLELQAGYGMTPPDVDVKIDSFMRSQYITATR
- the dtd gene encoding D-aminoacyl-tRNA deacylase yields the protein MRVLVQRVTSATVTVGGDVVGAIRPDGQGLLAFVGVTHSDDLDTARRLAEKLWYLRILDDERSAADTNAPILVVSQFTLYADTAKGRRPSWNAAAPGAVAEPLVAAFAEALQGLGAQVQTGMFGANMQVELVNDGPVTVLLEL
- a CDS encoding MTH1187 family thiamine-binding protein yields the protein MSVLVAFSVTPMGVGEGVGEIVAEAVRVVRDSGLPNKTDSMFTVIEGETWEEVMAVVQRAVEAVAARAPRVSTVIKADWRAGVSDAMTRKVASVERYLEDG
- a CDS encoding macro domain-containing protein — translated: MIELEVLQADVTTLELDAIANAANTQLRHGGGVAAAIARAGGQAVQRESKQKAPIDLGDAVETTAGDMPARYVIHAATMELGGPTSAEIIARAVASTLRKADELGCRTLGLVAFGTGVGGFPLDEAARLMVDAVRRHPAGSLEKVVFAVHGDAAERAFRDAVAG
- a CDS encoding competence/damage-inducible protein A — protein: MAVSARAGIVVTGTEVLTGRVRDANGPWIADRLLELGVELAHITICGDRPADIEAQLRFLAEEGVDLIVTSGGLGPTADDMTVEVVAQFCGRDLVLDDETENKIANILKKLMVRFEGVDFEAVRAANRKQAMIPAGAQVLDPVGTAPGVVVPGKPTVIVLPGPPRELQPMWRRAIATPAAQQAIAGRTLYRQETVRMFGLPESGLADTLRAAEASVPGFEALEITTCLRRGEIEMVTRYEPDAAASYAKLMQLVRDRHGEQLFSEDGSTVDDLVARALAGRWIATAESCTAGLLAARLTDRPGSSDYVAGGVVAYSNDAKAELLGVDPALIEAHGAVSEPVAEAMAAGALRRFGADTAVAITGIAGPGGGTPEKPVGTVCFTVTLGGSAAPYHAVTRTLRLPGNRSDIRERSTTVAMHLLRRALGGPE
- a CDS encoding sialate:H+ symport family MFS transporter — protein: MLNVTTPSTRKKLTPDQRNSFIAALLGWTMDAFDYFIVVLVYADIAKTFHHSKAEVAFVTTATLIMRPVGALLFGLWADRVGRRLPLMVDVMFYSVVGFLCAFAPNFTVLVILRLLYGIGMGGEWGLGAALAMEKVPVERRGFFSGLLQEGYAFGYLLASVASLVVMNWLGLSWRWLFGLSIIPALISLIIRYRVEESEVWEATQDQMKLTSTRIRDVLRNAAIIRRFVYLVLLMTAFNWMSHGTQDVYPTFLTSTANHGAGLSSVTVKWIVVVYNVGAIIGGLVFGTLSQRFSRRYTVVFCAVLALPIVPLFAYSRTAAMLCLGSFLMQLFVQGAWGVIPAHLTEMSPDAIRGLYPGVTYQLGNLLAAFNLPIQERLAESEGYPFALAATIVPVLIAVAFLTLIGKDATGIRFGTKETVFLATEPG
- a CDS encoding lipase family protein, whose protein sequence is MSDSLSRGMARRDFLTTAALLGGTAIIAPWISPVNADAAPIGPAALSSTGFDPIFALNVAIPLAFSAYSAMSGSPLNLPAGYQATALIQGDRALATALAAQHPVAARMVLRNNIFGLIGNNLSTGTAFVAFRGTADLDDVLTDLDIIPTTYGFVPKFGCVQSGFHTVYRLLRASIMANLAAACAGCNNLLIVGHSLGGALSVISAPDIFVNMPPNLAPRLITFAGPKAGFTDYVNPFNETIASCNRVVNYSDLIPLLPPCPYEHVGSAIYINSGGLGAIWRHSLYAYRLGMQKLVG
- a CDS encoding amidohydrolase family protein; protein product: MRIIDADGHVAENPSLAIEAIKRWPQHVKPSADGRMRLTFEGRNYPEDQGPGAGCPPEHGISKAPDINCRSTEGVLGDADRDHIDTMVLYPSLGLCAPSLEDPEFAAGFARLYNQWIADYCAPSGGRLRGVAVTPIEHGQAAIDVMTEAKDLGLVATLVPPALKTRNLDHPDLDPFYAAAVDLEMPLGIHGAPGIHLPKIGVDRFTNYIQVHCISFPFDQMTAMTALVSGGVFERHPQLRVAFLEAGAGWVPFFIDRLHEHYEKRGDWVDRGWRRDPHEYLSAGNIWVTCEPEEPILPGVIDVLGADFIMFASDYPHWDGEWPESTKHLRTRPDISEEAREKIGGLNAQRFYNLN